Within Microbacterium proteolyticum, the genomic segment CCGCCGTTCAGTCGCGCGGTGCGGTGATGTCGGCGACCGTCGCGCCGTAGGCGCGGATGAGATCGTCCGCCTCGACGAAGAGGCTGTAGCCGTGCGCTCCGGCGCCCATGGCGATGCGGCGGCCGACGATGCTCTCGTCGGCATAGACCGGCCAGTCCGTCGTACTGCCGATGGGGACGATGGTGCCCCGCTCGTAGCCCGTGGCCGCGAGGGCGAGTTCGGGCTCGGGGAGCCGCAGCTTATTGACGCCGACGACCGCCCGCAGCTTCGGCCAGGAGATGACCCGGTCGCCGGGAACGAGGGCGAACAGGAACGTGTCGTCCGACCGCTTGACCACGAGGGTCTTCACGATGTCGTCCGGATGGATGCCGAGGAGTTCCGCCGCCTCGTCGAGGGAACGAGCCGCCGGCCGTTCCCGCACATCGACAGAGAGGCCGCGCTGGTGCGCGGCCTCTCGGACTCTGATGGTGGGATCGCTCACGCGTCGGGAGCGCGCAGGGGGTCGTCGGCCACCCACAGCTCGTCGTCGGCGCGGAGGGTCTGCCAGGCGGCGTACGCGACGCCGGCAGCGGCCACGACACCGAGGATGATGGCGATCACGCCACCGGCACCGATGCCGTCGTGCTGCTTCGGGAGCTTGGCGGCCAGCTGCTTGCTGGCCTTCTTGCCGTACTTCTCGGCGCGCTTGGCGTACTTGTGGGCGTCGAGCTCGAAACCGCGGCCCTTGGCCAGACGGTCACGGGTGTCGCCCGCGGCATCCCACACCGACATCGCTCCACCCACGACGGCGCCGGCCGTCGGGATGACCTTGTCGCTGAGGAAGCGGTTGGTGTACTTCACGCTCTTGTCGACGTACGGCGCGGCGTACTTGTCGTACCCGTCCTGCACGGTCGGAACGAGGTCTTCACGGCTGAAGCGACCGAGCTGGCGACCGGCTTCGCGGGCCACCTTTCCGCTCTCGCCCAGCAGAACCTGCTGGGACTCCCACACCTTCGCGGCGTGCTTCTGGAGCTTGCGCAGTTCCTTCTTGCTCTTGCGGCTGAGGCCCACGGCTTCATCCTCCCTGTCGATGGGATGTACGCGATTCATCTTGCCAGAACGGGGGTCCCGGTCCGCGAACCCTTGCAGATAACTCTGAGAGAATGTACCCATGGCTTCCCACACCGCCGTTGCGACCCTTCACACCAACCACGGCGACATCGTCGTCAACCTGTTCGGAGACCACGCTCCCCGGACCGTCCGGAACTTCGTCGGTCTCGCCGACGGCACCCAGGAATGGACCAACCCGGCCACGGGCGCCAAGGGCGAGGGGCCCCTGTACTCGAACGTCGTGTTTCACCGCATCATCCCCGGCTTCATGAT encodes:
- a CDS encoding aminoacyl-tRNA deacylase, translating into MSDPTIRVREAAHQRGLSVDVRERPAARSLDEAAELLGIHPDDIVKTLVVKRSDDTFLFALVPGDRVISWPKLRAVVGVNKLRLPEPELALAATGYERGTIVPIGSTTDWPVYADESIVGRRIAMGAGAHGYSLFVEADDLIRAYGATVADITAPRD
- a CDS encoding DNA helicase, giving the protein MGLSRKSKKELRKLQKHAAKVWESQQVLLGESGKVAREAGRQLGRFSREDLVPTVQDGYDKYAAPYVDKSVKYTNRFLSDKVIPTAGAVVGGAMSVWDAAGDTRDRLAKGRGFELDAHKYAKRAEKYGKKASKQLAAKLPKQHDGIGAGGVIAIILGVVAAAGVAYAAWQTLRADDELWVADDPLRAPDA